The Tenrec ecaudatus isolate mTenEca1 chromosome 14, mTenEca1.hap1, whole genome shotgun sequence genome contains a region encoding:
- the NUDT14 gene encoding uridine diphosphate glucose pyrophosphatase NUDT14: protein MDRIEGVAVGRCTDSPYLRPLTLHYRQNGTQKSWDFMKTHDSVAVLLYNVSKRSVVLVKQFRPAVYAGEAERLFPGSLAAVDQDTPPRGLQPALPGSAGVTYELCAGLVDQPGLSLEEVACKEAWEECGYRLTPSDLRRVATYRSGVGLTGSNQTMFFAEVTDAQQAGLGGGLAEEGELIEVVHLPLDSAQAFADDPDTPKTLGVIFGVVWLLSHMAPSMGPSTTLPTDQQTQ from the exons ATGGACAGGATCGAGGGCGTGGCCGTGGGCCGCTGCACCGACTCGCCGTACCTGCGGCCGCTGACGCTGCACTACCGCCAG AACGGCACCCAGAAGTCTTGGGACTTCATGAAGACGCACGACAG TGTGGCCGTCCTCTTGTACAACGTCTCCAAGAGGAGCGTGGTGTTGGTGAAGCAGTTCCGGCCAG CTGTGTATGCTGGCGAGGCTGAGCGTCTCTTCCCAGGGTCCCTAGCAGCGGTGGACCAGGACACGCCTCCTCGGGGTCTGCAGCCTGCCTTGCCTGGCTCCGCAGGTGTGACATACGAGCTATGCGCAGGCCTGGTGGACCAGCCAGGGCTCTCACTGGAAGAGGTGGCCTGCAAGGAGGCCTGGGAGGAGTGCGGCTATCGACTGACCCCATCCGACCTGCGCCGGGTCGCCACATACAG GTCTGGTGTGGGGCTGACTGGCTCTAACCAGACCATGTTCTTCGCGGAGGTGACAGATGCCCAGCAAGCCGGCCTGGGCGGGGGCCTGGCAGAAGAGGGTGAGCTCATAGAAGTTGTACACCTGCCCCTGGACAGCGCCCAGGCCTTTGCAGATGATCCTGACACTCCCAAGACCCTTGGCGTCATCTTTGGTGTTGTCTGGCTCCTCAGCCACATGGCCCCTAGCATGGGGCCCAGTACCACCCTGCCCACTGACCAGCAGACCCAATAA
- the JAG2 gene encoding protein jagged-2 isoform X1, producing the protein MRARGRGRLPRRLLLLLALCVQAARPMGYFELQLSALRNVNGELLSGACCDGDGRTTRAGSCGHDECDTYVRVCLKEYQAKVTPTGPCSYGHGATPVLGGNTFYLPPAGERARARARGGGGHDPGLVVIPFQFAWPRSFTLIVEAWDWDNTTSPDEELLIERVWHAGMINPEDRWKSLHFSGHVAYLELQVRVRCEENYYSTTCNKLCRPRSDFFGHYTCDQHGNKACLDGWMGKECKEAVCKQGCNLLHGGCSEPGECRCNYGWQGKFCDECVSYPGCVHGTCVEPWQCTCDTNWGGLLCDKDLNYCGNHRPCINGGTCINAEPDQYLCACPDGYSGKNCERAEHACASNPCANGGACHEVSSGFECHCPSGWSGPTCALDIDECASNPCAAGGTCVDQVDGFECICPEQWVGSTCQLDANECEGKPCLNAFSCKNLIGGYYCDCLPGWKGANCHININDCRGQCQHGGTCKDLVSGYQCVCPRGFSGRHCELEWDECASGPCRGGGLCQDLVDGFRCHCPKGLSGPLCEVGVDLCDPSPCQSGARCYTLEGDYYCACPDDFGGKNCSVPREPCPGGACRVVDGCGLEAAPSGACGLHGHCISQPGGNFSCVCDSGFTGAYCHENIDDCLDQPCHNGGTCIDEVDAFRCFCPSGWEGEFCDINLDDCSPDPCHSRGRCFDLVNDFHCACDGGWKGKTCHSREFQCDLYTCSNGGTCYDSGDTFRCDCLPGWKGSTCTIAENSSCLPNPCMNGGTCVGSGDSFSCICRDGWEGRTCTHNTNDCNPLPCYNGGICVDGINWFRCECAPGFAGPDCRINIDECQSSPCAYGATCVDEINGYRCSCPPGRDGPRCQEVIGFGRSCWSRGTPFSHGSSWLEDCNSCRCLDGRRDCSKVWCGWKPCLMTSQPDVLSAQCPLGQRCQEKAPGQCLQPPCAAWGECGPEEPLPSNTLCLPHSGHLDSNCARLTLHFDRDQVPPGTTVGAICAGIRTLPATRAVARDRLLLLLCARASSGPSAVEVAVSFSPAQDAGDSSLVQSAAHAIVTAITHRGNSSLLLAVTEVKVETAMLGGATTGLLVPALCSAFIVLWLACIAVCVWWTRKRRKERERSRLPREESANNQWAPLNPIRNPIERPAGGAKDALYPCKNFTPPPRRAAETLPGPAGRAGSEDEEDDELGRPEEDSLEVDKFLAPKRTKDPGCAPGRPAHWASGPKVDNRAVWSAKHTLDAAKE; encoded by the exons ATGCGGGCGCGGGGTCGGGGGCGCCTGCCCcggaggctgctgctgctgctggcgctGTGCGTGCAG GCGGCGCGGCCCATGGGCTATTTCGAGCTGCAGCTGAGCGCGCTGCGGAACGTGAACGGGGAGCTGCTGAGCGGCGCCTGCTGTGACGGCGACGGCCGGACGACGCGCGCGGGGAGCTGCGGCCACGACGAGTGCGACACGTACGTGCGCGTGTGCCTGAAGGAGTACCAGGCCAAGGTGACGCCCACGGGGCCCTGCAGCTACGGCCACGGCGCCACGCCCGTGCTGGGCGGCAACACCTTCTACTTGCCCCCCGCAGGGgagcgggcgcgggcgcgggcccGGGGCGGCGGCGGCCACGACCCGGGCCTCGTCGTCATCCCTTTCCAGTTCGCCTGGCCG CGGTCCTTCACCCTCATCGTGGAGGCCTGGGACTGGGACAACACCACTAGCCCAGATG agGAGCTGCTGATTGAGCGGGTGTGGCACGCTGGCATGATCAACCCCGAGGATCGCTGGAAGAGCCTGCACTtcagcgggcacgtggcctaccTGGAGCTGCAGGTCCGCGTGCGCTGCGAGGAGAACTACTACAGCACCACCTGCAACAAGCTCTGCAGGCCGCGCAGTGACTTCTTTGGCCACTACACCTGCGACCAGCACGGCAACAAGGCCTGCTTGGACGGCTGGATGGGCAAGGAGTGCAAGGAAG CTGTGTGCAAGCAAGGTTGCAACCTGCTCCACGGGGGATGCAGCGAGCCCGGGGAGTGCAG GTGCAACTACGGCTGGCAGGGCAAGTTCTGTGACGAGTGCGTGTCCTACCCTGGCTGCGTACATGGCACCTGcgtggagccctggcagtgcaccTGCGACACCAACTGGGGTGGCCTGCTCTGCGACAAAG ATCTCAACTACTGTGGGAACCACCGCCCCTGCATCAACGGCGGCACGTGCATCAATGCGGAGCCCGACCAATACCTCTGCGCATGCCCGGACGGCTACTCCGGCAAGAACTGCGAGCGGG CTGAGCACGCCTGCGCCTCCAACCCGTGTGCCAACGGGGGCGCTTGCCACGAGGTGTCTTCCGGCTTCGAGTGCCATTGCCCCTCGGGCTGGAGCGGGCCCACATGCGCGCTGG aCATTGACGAGTGTGCCTCCAACCCGTGTGCAGCGGGAGGAACCTGCGTGGACCAGGTGGACGGCTTCGAGTGCATCTGtccagagcagtgggtggggtcCACGTGTCAGCTGG ACGCCAATGAATGTGAAGGGAAGCCGTGCCTTAACGCTTTTTCTTGCAAAAACCTGATTGGTGGCTATTACTGTGATTGTCTCCCGGGCTGGAAGGGCGCCAACTGCCACATCA ACATCAACGACTGCCGAGGGCAGTGCCAGCATGGCGGAACCTGCAAG GACCTGGTCAGCGGGTACCAGTGTGTGTGCCCTCGAGGCTTCAGTGGCCGGCACTGTGAGCTGGAGTGGGACGAATGTGCCAGTGGCCCATGCCGGGGCGGTGGCCTCTGCCAGGACCTCGTGGACGGCTTCCGCTGCCATTGCCCCAAGGGTCTGTCTGGGCCCCTCTGTGAG GTGGGTGTGGACCTGTGTGACCCCAGCCCCTGTCAGAGCGGGGCCCGCTGTTACACCCTGGAGGGCGACTATTACTGCGCATGCCCTGACGACTTTGGCGGCAAAAACTGCTCTGTGCCTAGGGAGCCATGCCCTGGTGGGGCCTGCCGAG TGGTTGATGGCTGTGGCCTCGAAGCTGCGCCCAGTGGCGCTTGTGGCCTTCACGGGCACTGCATCAGCCAGCCAGGTGGCAACTTCTCCTGTGTGTGCGACAGTGGCTTCACCGGTGCTTATTGTCatgaga ACATTGATGACTGCCTGGACCAGCCATGCCACAACGGGGGCACCTGCATCGACGAGGTGGACGCCTTTCGGTGCTTCTGCCCCAGCGGCTGGGAGGGCGAGTTCTGTGACATca ACCTAGACGACTGCTCCCCCGACCCCTGCCACAGCCGTGGCCGCTGCTTCGATCTTGTCAACGACTTCCACTGTGCCTGCGACGGCGGCTGGAAGGGCAAGACCTGCCACTCTC GGGAGTTCCAGTGTGACCTCTACACCTGCAGCAATGGAGGCACATGCTATGACAGTGGTGATACCTTCCGCTGTGACTGCCTCCCAGGCTGGAAGGGCAGCACCTGCACCATTG CTGAGAACAGCAGCTGTCTGCCCAACCCCTGCATGAACGGTGGCACCTGTGTGGGCAGCGGAGACTCCTTCTCCTGCATTTGCCGGGACGGCTGGGAGGGCCGAACCTGCACCCACA ACACCAACGACTGCAACCCACTGCCCTG CTACAACGGTGGCATCTGCGTGGATGGCATTAACTGGTTCCGCTGCGAGTGTGCGCCTGGCTTCGCTGGCCCTGACTGCCGCATCA ACATCGACGAGTGCCAGTCCTCACCCTGCGCCTATGGGGCCACGTGCGTGGATGAGATCAATGGCTACCGCTGCAGCTGCCCACCTGGCCGGGATGGCCCACGGTGCCAGGAAG TAATCGGGTTCGGGCGGTCCTGCTGGTCTCGGGGTACCCCCTTCTCCCACGGGAGCTCCTGGCTGGAGGACTGTAACAGCTGTCGCTGTCTGGATGGCCGTCGGGACTGCAGCAAG GTATGGTGCGGGTGGAAGCCCTGCCTGATGACCAGTCAGCCTGATGTCCTGAGTGCTCAGTGCCCTCTCGGGCAGAGATGCCAGGAGAAAGCACCAGGCCAGTGCCTGCAGCCACCCTGTGCGGCCTGGGGGGAGTGCGGCCCCGAGGAGCCCCTCCCATCCAACACGCTCTGCCTGCCACACTCTGGCCACCTGGACAGCAACTGTGCCCGCCTCACGCTACACTTCGACCGAGACCAAGTGCCCCCA GGTACCACTGTGGGCGCCATCTGTGCTGGGATCCGCACCCTGCCAGCCACCCGGGCTGTGGCCCGCGAtcgcctgctgctgctgctctgtgcCCGGGCGTCTTCAGGGCCCAGTGCTGTGGAGGTGGCCGTT TCCTTCAGCCCCGCCCAAGACGCAGGGGACAGCAGCCTGGTCCAGAGCGCCGCCCACGCCATCGTCACCGCCATTACTCACCGGGGGAACAGCTCCCTGCTGCTGGCCGTCACCGAGGTCAAGGTGGAGACGGCCATGCTGGGTGGGGCCACCACAG GCCTGCTGGTGCCCGCGCTGTGCAGCGCGTTCATCGTGCTCTGGCTGGCCTGCATCGCCGTGTGCGTCTGGTGGACCCGCAAGCGCAGGAAAGAGCGCGAGCGGAGCCGGCTGCCGCGGGAGGAGAGCGCCAACAACCAGTGGGCCCCGCTCAACCCCATCCGCAACCCCATCGAGCGGCCGGCAGGCGGGGCCAAGGACGCGCTCTACCCCTGCAAGAACTTCACGCCGCCGCCGCGGAGGGCGGCCGAGACGCTGCCCGGGCCGGCGGGCCGCGCGGGCAGCGAGGACGAGGAGGACGACGAGCTGGGTCGGCCCGAGGAGGACTCCCTGGAGGTGGACAAGTTCCTCGCCCCCAAACGCACCAAAGACCCGGGTTGCGCGCCTGGACGACCAGCCCACTGGGCCTCGGGCCCCAAAGTGGACAACCGGGCCGTCTGGAGCGCCAAGCACACCCTGGACGCTGCCAAGGAGTAG
- the JAG2 gene encoding protein jagged-2 isoform X2: protein MRARGRGRLPRRLLLLLALCVQAARPMGYFELQLSALRNVNGELLSGACCDGDGRTTRAGSCGHDECDTYVRVCLKEYQAKVTPTGPCSYGHGATPVLGGNTFYLPPAGERARARARGGGGHDPGLVVIPFQFAWPRSFTLIVEAWDWDNTTSPDEELLIERVWHAGMINPEDRWKSLHFSGHVAYLELQVRVRCEENYYSTTCNKLCRPRSDFFGHYTCDQHGNKACLDGWMGKECKEAVCKQGCNLLHGGCSEPGECRCNYGWQGKFCDECVSYPGCVHGTCVEPWQCTCDTNWGGLLCDKDLNYCGNHRPCINGGTCINAEPDQYLCACPDGYSGKNCERAEHACASNPCANGGACHEVSSGFECHCPSGWSGPTCALDIDECASNPCAAGGTCVDQVDGFECICPEQWVGSTCQLDINDCRGQCQHGGTCKDLVSGYQCVCPRGFSGRHCELEWDECASGPCRGGGLCQDLVDGFRCHCPKGLSGPLCEVGVDLCDPSPCQSGARCYTLEGDYYCACPDDFGGKNCSVPREPCPGGACRVVDGCGLEAAPSGACGLHGHCISQPGGNFSCVCDSGFTGAYCHENIDDCLDQPCHNGGTCIDEVDAFRCFCPSGWEGEFCDINLDDCSPDPCHSRGRCFDLVNDFHCACDGGWKGKTCHSREFQCDLYTCSNGGTCYDSGDTFRCDCLPGWKGSTCTIAENSSCLPNPCMNGGTCVGSGDSFSCICRDGWEGRTCTHNTNDCNPLPCYNGGICVDGINWFRCECAPGFAGPDCRINIDECQSSPCAYGATCVDEINGYRCSCPPGRDGPRCQEVIGFGRSCWSRGTPFSHGSSWLEDCNSCRCLDGRRDCSKVWCGWKPCLMTSQPDVLSAQCPLGQRCQEKAPGQCLQPPCAAWGECGPEEPLPSNTLCLPHSGHLDSNCARLTLHFDRDQVPPGTTVGAICAGIRTLPATRAVARDRLLLLLCARASSGPSAVEVAVSFSPAQDAGDSSLVQSAAHAIVTAITHRGNSSLLLAVTEVKVETAMLGGATTGLLVPALCSAFIVLWLACIAVCVWWTRKRRKERERSRLPREESANNQWAPLNPIRNPIERPAGGAKDALYPCKNFTPPPRRAAETLPGPAGRAGSEDEEDDELGRPEEDSLEVDKFLAPKRTKDPGCAPGRPAHWASGPKVDNRAVWSAKHTLDAAKE from the exons ATGCGGGCGCGGGGTCGGGGGCGCCTGCCCcggaggctgctgctgctgctggcgctGTGCGTGCAG GCGGCGCGGCCCATGGGCTATTTCGAGCTGCAGCTGAGCGCGCTGCGGAACGTGAACGGGGAGCTGCTGAGCGGCGCCTGCTGTGACGGCGACGGCCGGACGACGCGCGCGGGGAGCTGCGGCCACGACGAGTGCGACACGTACGTGCGCGTGTGCCTGAAGGAGTACCAGGCCAAGGTGACGCCCACGGGGCCCTGCAGCTACGGCCACGGCGCCACGCCCGTGCTGGGCGGCAACACCTTCTACTTGCCCCCCGCAGGGgagcgggcgcgggcgcgggcccGGGGCGGCGGCGGCCACGACCCGGGCCTCGTCGTCATCCCTTTCCAGTTCGCCTGGCCG CGGTCCTTCACCCTCATCGTGGAGGCCTGGGACTGGGACAACACCACTAGCCCAGATG agGAGCTGCTGATTGAGCGGGTGTGGCACGCTGGCATGATCAACCCCGAGGATCGCTGGAAGAGCCTGCACTtcagcgggcacgtggcctaccTGGAGCTGCAGGTCCGCGTGCGCTGCGAGGAGAACTACTACAGCACCACCTGCAACAAGCTCTGCAGGCCGCGCAGTGACTTCTTTGGCCACTACACCTGCGACCAGCACGGCAACAAGGCCTGCTTGGACGGCTGGATGGGCAAGGAGTGCAAGGAAG CTGTGTGCAAGCAAGGTTGCAACCTGCTCCACGGGGGATGCAGCGAGCCCGGGGAGTGCAG GTGCAACTACGGCTGGCAGGGCAAGTTCTGTGACGAGTGCGTGTCCTACCCTGGCTGCGTACATGGCACCTGcgtggagccctggcagtgcaccTGCGACACCAACTGGGGTGGCCTGCTCTGCGACAAAG ATCTCAACTACTGTGGGAACCACCGCCCCTGCATCAACGGCGGCACGTGCATCAATGCGGAGCCCGACCAATACCTCTGCGCATGCCCGGACGGCTACTCCGGCAAGAACTGCGAGCGGG CTGAGCACGCCTGCGCCTCCAACCCGTGTGCCAACGGGGGCGCTTGCCACGAGGTGTCTTCCGGCTTCGAGTGCCATTGCCCCTCGGGCTGGAGCGGGCCCACATGCGCGCTGG aCATTGACGAGTGTGCCTCCAACCCGTGTGCAGCGGGAGGAACCTGCGTGGACCAGGTGGACGGCTTCGAGTGCATCTGtccagagcagtgggtggggtcCACGTGTCAGCTGG ACATCAACGACTGCCGAGGGCAGTGCCAGCATGGCGGAACCTGCAAG GACCTGGTCAGCGGGTACCAGTGTGTGTGCCCTCGAGGCTTCAGTGGCCGGCACTGTGAGCTGGAGTGGGACGAATGTGCCAGTGGCCCATGCCGGGGCGGTGGCCTCTGCCAGGACCTCGTGGACGGCTTCCGCTGCCATTGCCCCAAGGGTCTGTCTGGGCCCCTCTGTGAG GTGGGTGTGGACCTGTGTGACCCCAGCCCCTGTCAGAGCGGGGCCCGCTGTTACACCCTGGAGGGCGACTATTACTGCGCATGCCCTGACGACTTTGGCGGCAAAAACTGCTCTGTGCCTAGGGAGCCATGCCCTGGTGGGGCCTGCCGAG TGGTTGATGGCTGTGGCCTCGAAGCTGCGCCCAGTGGCGCTTGTGGCCTTCACGGGCACTGCATCAGCCAGCCAGGTGGCAACTTCTCCTGTGTGTGCGACAGTGGCTTCACCGGTGCTTATTGTCatgaga ACATTGATGACTGCCTGGACCAGCCATGCCACAACGGGGGCACCTGCATCGACGAGGTGGACGCCTTTCGGTGCTTCTGCCCCAGCGGCTGGGAGGGCGAGTTCTGTGACATca ACCTAGACGACTGCTCCCCCGACCCCTGCCACAGCCGTGGCCGCTGCTTCGATCTTGTCAACGACTTCCACTGTGCCTGCGACGGCGGCTGGAAGGGCAAGACCTGCCACTCTC GGGAGTTCCAGTGTGACCTCTACACCTGCAGCAATGGAGGCACATGCTATGACAGTGGTGATACCTTCCGCTGTGACTGCCTCCCAGGCTGGAAGGGCAGCACCTGCACCATTG CTGAGAACAGCAGCTGTCTGCCCAACCCCTGCATGAACGGTGGCACCTGTGTGGGCAGCGGAGACTCCTTCTCCTGCATTTGCCGGGACGGCTGGGAGGGCCGAACCTGCACCCACA ACACCAACGACTGCAACCCACTGCCCTG CTACAACGGTGGCATCTGCGTGGATGGCATTAACTGGTTCCGCTGCGAGTGTGCGCCTGGCTTCGCTGGCCCTGACTGCCGCATCA ACATCGACGAGTGCCAGTCCTCACCCTGCGCCTATGGGGCCACGTGCGTGGATGAGATCAATGGCTACCGCTGCAGCTGCCCACCTGGCCGGGATGGCCCACGGTGCCAGGAAG TAATCGGGTTCGGGCGGTCCTGCTGGTCTCGGGGTACCCCCTTCTCCCACGGGAGCTCCTGGCTGGAGGACTGTAACAGCTGTCGCTGTCTGGATGGCCGTCGGGACTGCAGCAAG GTATGGTGCGGGTGGAAGCCCTGCCTGATGACCAGTCAGCCTGATGTCCTGAGTGCTCAGTGCCCTCTCGGGCAGAGATGCCAGGAGAAAGCACCAGGCCAGTGCCTGCAGCCACCCTGTGCGGCCTGGGGGGAGTGCGGCCCCGAGGAGCCCCTCCCATCCAACACGCTCTGCCTGCCACACTCTGGCCACCTGGACAGCAACTGTGCCCGCCTCACGCTACACTTCGACCGAGACCAAGTGCCCCCA GGTACCACTGTGGGCGCCATCTGTGCTGGGATCCGCACCCTGCCAGCCACCCGGGCTGTGGCCCGCGAtcgcctgctgctgctgctctgtgcCCGGGCGTCTTCAGGGCCCAGTGCTGTGGAGGTGGCCGTT TCCTTCAGCCCCGCCCAAGACGCAGGGGACAGCAGCCTGGTCCAGAGCGCCGCCCACGCCATCGTCACCGCCATTACTCACCGGGGGAACAGCTCCCTGCTGCTGGCCGTCACCGAGGTCAAGGTGGAGACGGCCATGCTGGGTGGGGCCACCACAG GCCTGCTGGTGCCCGCGCTGTGCAGCGCGTTCATCGTGCTCTGGCTGGCCTGCATCGCCGTGTGCGTCTGGTGGACCCGCAAGCGCAGGAAAGAGCGCGAGCGGAGCCGGCTGCCGCGGGAGGAGAGCGCCAACAACCAGTGGGCCCCGCTCAACCCCATCCGCAACCCCATCGAGCGGCCGGCAGGCGGGGCCAAGGACGCGCTCTACCCCTGCAAGAACTTCACGCCGCCGCCGCGGAGGGCGGCCGAGACGCTGCCCGGGCCGGCGGGCCGCGCGGGCAGCGAGGACGAGGAGGACGACGAGCTGGGTCGGCCCGAGGAGGACTCCCTGGAGGTGGACAAGTTCCTCGCCCCCAAACGCACCAAAGACCCGGGTTGCGCGCCTGGACGACCAGCCCACTGGGCCTCGGGCCCCAAAGTGGACAACCGGGCCGTCTGGAGCGCCAAGCACACCCTGGACGCTGCCAAGGAGTAG